The Roseimicrobium gellanilyticum DNA window CGGAGCCGGAAACGAGAACCTCAGGAGTTGAAGGGATTGTCGTCTTTCGCTGGTGTCACTGCGGGACGTGCCGGCTCCTCCTTCTTCCCACGCTTGCGGAAGAAACGCCATGCGACCACCAGCAGCAGGGAACCTGTAAAGGCGGCAATAAGATCCTCAAAGGTGATCTTCAGTTCGCCCAAGCCGAGGTCGATGCGCAACACCCGGAAGAGCATTCCTCCAATGAGAGCGCCCAGCATCCCAAGACCAAAATTGGTCCAGTAGCCAAAACCCTGTTTGCTGAAGGTGGCCAGCCTCCCCGCCATCGTGCCTGCAATGGCTCCGACAATCAGCCAGACGATGATTTTTCCCAGTATCATGGCTCGCTCACGTGATTAGCTTCCCTGAACATACAAAATCGCGGGCAGTTTGCACGGTAATAGTTTCAAAGGTGCATCTCAAACGGCGAGCGCTCATGAATCAGCCTCAGTCCCCCGATGCCCGATCACGGTCTCAGCGCATTTTTGTACACCTTCCCATCCTTCATGATCACGAGGAAGTTCTTCTCGGGGTCTTCCACCAGCTTGATGTCAATGATGGGATCGCCGTCCACGAGGAGCAGGTCGGCCAGCGCGCCTTCCTCCACCACGCCGAGCTTGCCGGGGTAGGGATTGCGCAGGCCGCATGTGGCCAGCAGGGAGGCATTGTCGGAGGTGGCCATTTTGAGTATCTCCGCAGGCTGGTACCAGCGTGTGAGCTTGGTGAGTTGCGCACCTTGTCGTGGGGCAAGCTTGGCATCGAAGAGCGTATCCGTGCCGAATGCGGTCTGGATCTTGTGCTTCTTCGCCAGTTCGTAGGCCCTGTCCGTGCCGCGTGTCACCATGAGTTGCTTCAGATGGTTCGGGGATCCTTCCTTGAAGCGGGTGGCGTCTGGATCATCCAGGAACGGTTGCAGGGACCACCAGATGCCTTTTGCTGCCATGAGTTTTGCCGTCTCTTCATCCACAAGCTGGCCGTGTTCGATGCATTTCACCCCGGCCTGGATGGCCAACTGGATGGCGTGTGGGGTATAGGCATGCACGGAGACGTAGGTGCCCCAGTTCTCTGCAGCCCGCACCGCCGCCTGCATCTCCTCCAGCGTGTACTGGGTGACATCGAGCGGGTCGTAGTTTGAGGAGACACCGCCGCCGGCCATCACCTTGATCTGCGTCGCACCACGCATCAGGTTTTCCCGGGTGCGCAGCAGCACTTCATCCACTCCGTCCGCGATGGCGGTCATGCCGGTGCTTTCGGGGTAGGTGAGTGGGGCACCACGTTCACGAGGCACCAATGGCGGCAGGCGGAAATCCCCATGGCCGGAGGTCTGCGAGATGGTGGCCCCGGAAGGGTAGATGCGCGGCCCGGGAATCACACCTTCATCAATGGCGCGTTTCAAGGCGAAGCTGGCCCCACCCATGTCACGTACCGTGGTAAAGCCGCGCAAGAGCTGCTTCTCCGCTGCCTTGCCTGCCACCAGCGAGAGGTAGTTGATTTCGGACATCAGGGCCACCTGTAGCGGTACGCTCTCCAGCATGAGGTGCACATGCGCATCGATGAGCCCGGGCATGAGCGTGCGTCCACCACCATCAATGAGGACTGTGTCACCCCGCCGATCAGTGGGGATGGGTGAGGCCGAAATCTTTTCGATCTTGTTCCCACGCACCAGCACATGGGAGGGAGCAGAGAGTTCCCCGCTCTTCCCGTCAAAGATGCGCACGTTGGAGAAGAGGGTCACGGAGGCAGGGGCTTGCGCCGGAGGCGAGGGCGGTGCCTGTGCGGCTGCAGAGATCGCCATCAGCAGAGACAGGCGGGAGATGTGCCGTATGAAGGGGGCCATGGAGAAGGGGAGTTTCATGCGGTTCGGGGAATTGGATTGGGCATCAGGTCTGAGCCACATCGCGGCCGAAGCCAGCCGCAACGTGTCATGCGGAAAATATTTTATCCATGATGATGTCGATGGCCGTGTCTCGGAAGTATGGCTGGAAGACCGGGTTTTTGTCCAGTTGCCAGTCGGAGGGGGGAGGTGGAATGAAGGTAGGTGCAGCTGCGGGCGAAACAATTTCCGAGCCATTGCGTGCCCGTGCGATTCCCCAGACGTACTTCACAACGATCACGCATCCTCTTGCATCCGCGCGTGACTCACGTCACCATTTCCCATGCCCCTTACCGCATCCTCCTACGATCAGCTTTGCCAGGCCGCGCGTGACATCAATCTCCTCCAGAGCGCCTCGGCGGTGCTGGGCTGGGACCAGGAGACCTTCATGCCGGCGAAGGGCATCGAGCACCGTTCGCGCATCCTCGCGCATCTGAGCGGCGAGGCGCACGAGCGGATGACCTCCAAGCGCTTCGGCAAGCTGCTGGAACAGGCCGAGGTGGAGACGAAGCGCGCGGCCGAGACCTCCGTTGCGAAGTCGAATGTCACCCAGTGGCGCCGGGAATTCGACCGCGCCACGAAGCTCTCCAAGAAACTCGTGGAGGAGAACAGCAAGGCCATCTCGCTCGGCCAGGCCGCCTGGGCCAAGGCGCGCGGCGAGTCGAACTTCGCTGGATTCGCCCCGCACCTGGAGAAGCTCGTGGGCCTCTCCCAAGAAATCGCCGGGCGCTGGGGTGGCAAGAACGAGCCGTACGACGCGCTGCTGGACCAGCACGAGCGCGACAGCACCGCGGAGGAAATCGATAAGCTCTTCACCGCGCTCCGCCCGCATGTGGCGAAGATTGCGCAGGAAGCCGTGGCCAAGTCCAAGGCCGAAGCGCCCTCGGAAAAAGCCATGCTGGGG harbors:
- a CDS encoding GlsB/YeaQ/YmgE family stress response membrane protein — its product is MILGKIIVWLIVGAIAGTMAGRLATFSKQGFGYWTNFGLGMLGALIGGMLFRVLRIDLGLGELKITFEDLIAAFTGSLLLVVAWRFFRKRGKKEEPARPAVTPAKDDNPFNS
- a CDS encoding amidohydrolase family protein; protein product: MAISAAAQAPPSPPAQAPASVTLFSNVRIFDGKSGELSAPSHVLVRGNKIEKISASPIPTDRRGDTVLIDGGGRTLMPGLIDAHVHLMLESVPLQVALMSEINYLSLVAGKAAEKQLLRGFTTVRDMGGASFALKRAIDEGVIPGPRIYPSGATISQTSGHGDFRLPPLVPRERGAPLTYPESTGMTAIADGVDEVLLRTRENLMRGATQIKVMAGGGVSSNYDPLDVTQYTLEEMQAAVRAAENWGTYVSVHAYTPHAIQLAIQAGVKCIEHGQLVDEETAKLMAAKGIWWSLQPFLDDPDATRFKEGSPNHLKQLMVTRGTDRAYELAKKHKIQTAFGTDTLFDAKLAPRQGAQLTKLTRWYQPAEILKMATSDNASLLATCGLRNPYPGKLGVVEEGALADLLLVDGDPIIDIKLVEDPEKNFLVIMKDGKVYKNALRP